In a single window of the Chelonia mydas isolate rCheMyd1 chromosome 8, rCheMyd1.pri.v2, whole genome shotgun sequence genome:
- the NEURL1B gene encoding E3 ubiquitin-protein ligase NEURL1B isoform X1 — MGNAESVPAGSASRFSVSQNPGIRFDTSHQARSVSSRPYYTLPNSSQERRSVLTIAEPPRFHSQAKGKNVRLDAHSRKATRRNSFCNGVTFTNRPIHLYEKVRLKLVAVHHGWSGALRFGFTIHDPSQMSSDDIPKYACPDLVTRPGFWAKALPERFALRDNILGFWVDRHGRVFYSINDEEPILFHCGIKVSGPLWGLIDVYGITHEVQILDSMFAETMTSAHLSSARLSTCLPQSSHDSANFNNNELENNQVVAKIANLNLSRVPGLSVDNHIIPCCPNRRQRAQGVPAFLDTDLRFHPTRGPDVTFSQDRMVACTNWQESNRTLVFSDRPLHIGESLFVEIGLLGLPYHGALSFGITSCDPGTLRTTELPADPDFLLDRKEYWVVYRAFPVFSSGDILSFMVLPNGEVHHGMNGVSRGMLMCVDTSQSLWVFFTIHGVINQLKILGTVQSSPGTTSPSGSPGGSQYDSDSDMTFSVNRSSSASESSLVTAPSSPLSPPVSPVFPPPEASSSKNGECTVCFDSEVDTVIYTCGHMCLCNTCGLKLKKQLNACCPICRRVIKDVIKIYRP, encoded by the exons ACACAAGTCACCAGGCTCGCTCTGTGTCCAGCAGACCTTACTACACGTTGCCCAACAGCAGCCAGGAAAGGCGCTCTGTCCTCACCATCGCAGAGCCCCCGCGTTTCCACTCCCAAGCCAAGGGCAAGAACGTCCGTCTGGATGCCCACTCCCGCAAGGCTACCCGGAGAAATAGCTTCTGCAATGGGGTCACTTTCACCAACCGGCCCATCCACCTCTATGAGAAGGTGCGGCTCAAGCTGGTGGCCGTGCACCATGGATGGAGCGGGGCACTTCGCTTTGGCTTCACCATCCACGACCCATCACAAATGAGCTCTGATGACATACCAAAGTATGCCTGCCCCGACTTGGTGACTCGACCTGGATTCTGGGCGAAAGCTTTGCCAGAGAGGTTTGCACTGAGGGACAATATCCTGGGATTCTGGGTCGACCGCCATGGGAGAGTCTTCTATAGTATTAACGATGAGGAGCCAATATTGTTTCACTGTGGTATTAAAGTCTCTGGGCCTCTCTGGGGGCTGATAGATGTCTATGGAATTACCCATGAAGTACAAATACTAG ATAGCATGTTTGCAGAGACCATGACCTCCGCCCACCTCAGTAGTGCACGATTGAGCACTTGCCTTCCTCAGAGCAGTCACGATTCCGCCAACTTCAATAACAACGAACTGGAGAACAACCAAGTGGTGGCCAAAATTGCTAACCTAAATTTGAGTCGGGTGCCGGGGCTTTCAGTGGATAACCACATAATCCCCTGTTGCCCAAACAGGCGGCAGCGTGCCCAGGGTGTGCCTGCCTTTCTGGATACAGATCTGCGTTTCCACCCCACCCGCGGGCCTGATGTTACCTTTTCTCAGGACCGCATGGTGGCGTGCACCAATTGGCAAGAAAGCAATAGGACCTTGGTGTTTTCTGACCGGCCTTTGCACATTGGTGAAAGCCTCTTTGTGGAAATAGGACTCCTAGGGTTGCCATATCATGGGGCCCTTTCGTTTGGCATCACTTCTTGTGATCCAGGTACTTTACGGACAACTGAGCTCCCAGCAGATCCGGACTTTCTCTTGGACCGCAAGGAGTACTGGGTGGTTTACCGAGCATTCCCAGTCTTCAGCAGCGGCGACATCCTCAGCTTCATGGTCTTGCCAAACGGAGAAGTGCACCATGGGATGAATGGAGTCAGCCGAGGGATGCTTATGTGCGTGGACACCTCACAATCTCTCTGGGTGTTTTTCACAATCCATGGTGTAATCAACCAGCTCAAAATATTAG GCACTGTCCAGTCCAGTCCTGGGACTACCTCTCCCTCAGGATCCCCTGGAGGCTCACAGTATGACAGTGACTCAGATATGACCTTCAGCGTGAATAGGTCCTCATCTGCTTCAGAGTCATCACTAG TGACTGCTCCAAGTTCCCCTCTGAGTCCCCCCGTCTCTCCTGTCTTTCCCCCTCCAGAGGCCTCGAGCAGCAAGAACGGGGAATGCACTGTCTGCTTCGACAGTGAAGTGGACACTGTGATCTACACCTGCGGACACATGTGCCTGTGCAACACCTGTGGTCTTAAGCTGAAGAAGCAACTCAATGCCTGCTGCCCAATCTGCCGACGAGTCATCAAAGATGTTATTAAAATATACCGCCCTTGA
- the NEURL1B gene encoding E3 ubiquitin-protein ligase NEURL1B isoform X2, with protein sequence MGNTAHKSLPDTSHQARSVSSRPYYTLPNSSQERRSVLTIAEPPRFHSQAKGKNVRLDAHSRKATRRNSFCNGVTFTNRPIHLYEKVRLKLVAVHHGWSGALRFGFTIHDPSQMSSDDIPKYACPDLVTRPGFWAKALPERFALRDNILGFWVDRHGRVFYSINDEEPILFHCGIKVSGPLWGLIDVYGITHEVQILDSMFAETMTSAHLSSARLSTCLPQSSHDSANFNNNELENNQVVAKIANLNLSRVPGLSVDNHIIPCCPNRRQRAQGVPAFLDTDLRFHPTRGPDVTFSQDRMVACTNWQESNRTLVFSDRPLHIGESLFVEIGLLGLPYHGALSFGITSCDPGTLRTTELPADPDFLLDRKEYWVVYRAFPVFSSGDILSFMVLPNGEVHHGMNGVSRGMLMCVDTSQSLWVFFTIHGVINQLKILGTVQSSPGTTSPSGSPGGSQYDSDSDMTFSVNRSSSASESSLVTAPSSPLSPPVSPVFPPPEASSSKNGECTVCFDSEVDTVIYTCGHMCLCNTCGLKLKKQLNACCPICRRVIKDVIKIYRP encoded by the exons ACACAAGTCACCAGGCTCGCTCTGTGTCCAGCAGACCTTACTACACGTTGCCCAACAGCAGCCAGGAAAGGCGCTCTGTCCTCACCATCGCAGAGCCCCCGCGTTTCCACTCCCAAGCCAAGGGCAAGAACGTCCGTCTGGATGCCCACTCCCGCAAGGCTACCCGGAGAAATAGCTTCTGCAATGGGGTCACTTTCACCAACCGGCCCATCCACCTCTATGAGAAGGTGCGGCTCAAGCTGGTGGCCGTGCACCATGGATGGAGCGGGGCACTTCGCTTTGGCTTCACCATCCACGACCCATCACAAATGAGCTCTGATGACATACCAAAGTATGCCTGCCCCGACTTGGTGACTCGACCTGGATTCTGGGCGAAAGCTTTGCCAGAGAGGTTTGCACTGAGGGACAATATCCTGGGATTCTGGGTCGACCGCCATGGGAGAGTCTTCTATAGTATTAACGATGAGGAGCCAATATTGTTTCACTGTGGTATTAAAGTCTCTGGGCCTCTCTGGGGGCTGATAGATGTCTATGGAATTACCCATGAAGTACAAATACTAG ATAGCATGTTTGCAGAGACCATGACCTCCGCCCACCTCAGTAGTGCACGATTGAGCACTTGCCTTCCTCAGAGCAGTCACGATTCCGCCAACTTCAATAACAACGAACTGGAGAACAACCAAGTGGTGGCCAAAATTGCTAACCTAAATTTGAGTCGGGTGCCGGGGCTTTCAGTGGATAACCACATAATCCCCTGTTGCCCAAACAGGCGGCAGCGTGCCCAGGGTGTGCCTGCCTTTCTGGATACAGATCTGCGTTTCCACCCCACCCGCGGGCCTGATGTTACCTTTTCTCAGGACCGCATGGTGGCGTGCACCAATTGGCAAGAAAGCAATAGGACCTTGGTGTTTTCTGACCGGCCTTTGCACATTGGTGAAAGCCTCTTTGTGGAAATAGGACTCCTAGGGTTGCCATATCATGGGGCCCTTTCGTTTGGCATCACTTCTTGTGATCCAGGTACTTTACGGACAACTGAGCTCCCAGCAGATCCGGACTTTCTCTTGGACCGCAAGGAGTACTGGGTGGTTTACCGAGCATTCCCAGTCTTCAGCAGCGGCGACATCCTCAGCTTCATGGTCTTGCCAAACGGAGAAGTGCACCATGGGATGAATGGAGTCAGCCGAGGGATGCTTATGTGCGTGGACACCTCACAATCTCTCTGGGTGTTTTTCACAATCCATGGTGTAATCAACCAGCTCAAAATATTAG GCACTGTCCAGTCCAGTCCTGGGACTACCTCTCCCTCAGGATCCCCTGGAGGCTCACAGTATGACAGTGACTCAGATATGACCTTCAGCGTGAATAGGTCCTCATCTGCTTCAGAGTCATCACTAG TGACTGCTCCAAGTTCCCCTCTGAGTCCCCCCGTCTCTCCTGTCTTTCCCCCTCCAGAGGCCTCGAGCAGCAAGAACGGGGAATGCACTGTCTGCTTCGACAGTGAAGTGGACACTGTGATCTACACCTGCGGACACATGTGCCTGTGCAACACCTGTGGTCTTAAGCTGAAGAAGCAACTCAATGCCTGCTGCCCAATCTGCCGACGAGTCATCAAAGATGTTATTAAAATATACCGCCCTTGA